The following proteins are encoded in a genomic region of Cricetulus griseus strain 17A/GY chromosome 7, alternate assembly CriGri-PICRH-1.0, whole genome shotgun sequence:
- the Mrpl12 gene encoding 39S ribosomal protein L12, mitochondrial isoform X2 yields MLPAAAAAASRLWAPRLGLRGAALRLARQQVPGVCAARQLSSSSQRRSEALAGAPLDNAPKEYPPKIQQLVQDIASLTLLEISDLNELLKKTLKIQDVGLMPMGGMMPGAVPAAAAAAPEVAEGEDIPKQKERTHFTVRLTEAKPVDKVKLIKEIKNYVQGINLVQAKKLVESLPQEIKANVAKAEAEKIKAALEAVGGTVVLE; encoded by the exons ATGCTGCCggcagcggcggcggcggcgaGCCGCCTGTGGGCGCCGCGGCTTGGGCTGCGGGGCGCAGCTCTCCGCCTCGCCAG GCAACAGGTCCCCGGTGTCTGTGCAGCGCGGCAGTTGAGCAGCAGCAGCCAGCGAAGGAGTGAAGCTCTCGCCGGTGCCCCTCTGGATAATGCTCCCAAGGAATATCCCCCCAAGATCCAGCAGCTGGTCCAAGACATTGCCAGCCTCACGCTCCTGGAGATTTCAGACCTCAACGAACTCCTGAAG AAAACATTGAAGATCCAGGATGTCGGCCTTATGCCTATGGGTGGCATGATGCCTGGTGCAGTCcctgctgcagcagcagcagcccctgAG GTGGCTGAGGGAGAAGACATCCCTAAACAGAAAGAGCGGACACACTTCACTGTTCGCCTAACAGAAGCAAAACCTGTGGACAAAGTGAAACTGATCAAAGAGATCAAGAACTATGTCCAGGGCATAAACCTTGTGCAG GCCAAGAAGCTAGTGGAGTCCCTGCCCCAGGAAATCAAAGCAAACGTCGCCAAAGCCGAGGCGGAAAAGATCAAAGCAGCCTTGGAAGCAGTGGGTGGCACTGTAGTTCTGGAGTGA